A window of the Alnus glutinosa chromosome 4, dhAlnGlut1.1, whole genome shotgun sequence genome harbors these coding sequences:
- the LOC133867094 gene encoding nascent polypeptide-associated complex subunit beta-like, producing MNREKLMKMAGAVRTGGKGSVRRQKKAVHKTTTTDDKRLQSTLKRIGVNAIPAIEEVNIFKDDVVIQFINPKVQASIAANTWVVSGSPQTKKLQDILPGIINQLGPDNLDNLRKLAEQFQKQAPGAGGGAAAAQDDDDDDDVPELVAGETFEAAAEESKTSS from the exons ATGAATCGGGAGAAACTTATGAAGATGGCTGGTGCAGTTCGCACTGGTGGAAAGGGGAGCGTGAGAAGGCAA AAGAAGGCCGTTCACAAGACAACTACCACAGATGACAAAAGGCTTCAGAGCACCCTGAAGAGAATAGGGGTGAATGCAATTCCAGCAATTGAGGAAGTTAACATATTCAAGGATGATGTAGTTATCCAGTTTATAAATCCCAAAG ttcaAGCCTCTATTGCTGCAAACACATGGGTTGTTAGTGGTTCTCCTCAAACAAAGA aaTTGCAGGATATTCTCCCTGGCATAATCAACCAATTGG GGCCAGATAACTTGGACAACTTGAGGAAGTTGGCTGAGCAGTTCCAGAAGCAGGCACCTGGTGCAGGTGGTGGTGCAGCCGCCGCacaagatgatgatgatgatgatgacgtCCCAGAACTTGTTGCTGGAGAGACATTTGAAGCTGCTGCGGAGGAGtcgaaaacttcttcttga
- the LOC133866935 gene encoding uncharacterized protein LOC133866935 isoform X1 codes for MEGGLSFLCNISGAPSPLLSSSSNKSLSLNAPSKRRRIISEIQEIRVCTNRTCRRQGSLQTLETLSGLAPPNVAVKSCGCLGHCGAGPNLVALPGNGVVVGHCGTPARAAQVMVGLLLRGHDSDNTAAKTALEMLALKKRAQRELDDGNFSQAELLLSQALSLEPFGGIHVLYKDRSSARLALGNYSGALEDAREALTFAPQYHEAYICQGDAFLAMDQFDSAEKSYLTSLQIDPSIRRSKSFQARVAKLDEKLAAGNMP; via the exons ATGGAGGGAGGCCTGAGCTTCCTCTGCAATATTTCTGGCGCCCCAAGCCCGTTACTCTCGTCATCGAGCAACAAGTCCCTCTCGCTCAATGCTCCTTCGAAACGCCGTCGGATCATTTCAGAAATACAAGAAATCAGGGTGTGCACGAACCGGACATGCCGCAGACAAGGCTCCCTTCAAACCTTGGAAACTCTCTCGGGTCTGGCTCCCCCGAACGTTGCCGTCAAGTCCTGCGGCTGCTTGGGCCACTGCGGCGCCGGTCCAAACCTCGTGGCTCTACCCGGAAACGGCGTAGTAGTCGGCCACTGTGGAACGCCGGCTCGAGCCGCCCAGGTCATGGTGGGATTATTGCTTCGTGGTCATGATTCGGACAACACTGCTGCCAAGACTGCCTTGGAAATGCTTGCACTGAAGAAGAGAGCACAGAGAGAGTTGGACGACGGCAATTTCTCCCAGGCTGAGTTACTGCTCTCA CAGGCTTTAAGCTTAGAACCATTTGGTGGTATCCATGTTTTGTATAAAGACAG ATCTAGTGCAAGGTTAGCATTGGGAAATTATTCTGGGGCTCTTGAAGATGCCAGAGAAGCTTTGACATTTGCTCCTCAGTACCATGAG GCTTATATCTGTCAAGGCGATGCTTTCTTGGCTATGGACCAATTTGATTCAGCTGAGAAGTCATATTTAACATCTCTGCAGATAGATCCCTCCATTCGTCGTTCCAAATCATTTCAG GCTCGGGTTGCAAAGCTTGACGAGAAACTTGCTGCTGGTAATATGCCTTGA
- the LOC133866935 gene encoding uncharacterized protein LOC133866935 isoform X2: MEGGLSFLCNISGAPSPLLSSSSNKSLSLNAPSKRRRIISEIQEIRVCTNRTCRRQGSLQTLETLSGLAPPNVAVKSCGCLGHCGAGPNLVALPGNGVVVGHCGTPARAAQVMVGLLLRGHDSDNTAAKTALEMLALKKRAQRELDDGNFSQAEALSLEPFGGIHVLYKDRSSARLALGNYSGALEDAREALTFAPQYHEAYICQGDAFLAMDQFDSAEKSYLTSLQIDPSIRRSKSFQARVAKLDEKLAAGNMP; the protein is encoded by the exons ATGGAGGGAGGCCTGAGCTTCCTCTGCAATATTTCTGGCGCCCCAAGCCCGTTACTCTCGTCATCGAGCAACAAGTCCCTCTCGCTCAATGCTCCTTCGAAACGCCGTCGGATCATTTCAGAAATACAAGAAATCAGGGTGTGCACGAACCGGACATGCCGCAGACAAGGCTCCCTTCAAACCTTGGAAACTCTCTCGGGTCTGGCTCCCCCGAACGTTGCCGTCAAGTCCTGCGGCTGCTTGGGCCACTGCGGCGCCGGTCCAAACCTCGTGGCTCTACCCGGAAACGGCGTAGTAGTCGGCCACTGTGGAACGCCGGCTCGAGCCGCCCAGGTCATGGTGGGATTATTGCTTCGTGGTCATGATTCGGACAACACTGCTGCCAAGACTGCCTTGGAAATGCTTGCACTGAAGAAGAGAGCACAGAGAGAGTTGGACGACGGCAATTTCTCCCAGGCTG AGGCTTTAAGCTTAGAACCATTTGGTGGTATCCATGTTTTGTATAAAGACAG ATCTAGTGCAAGGTTAGCATTGGGAAATTATTCTGGGGCTCTTGAAGATGCCAGAGAAGCTTTGACATTTGCTCCTCAGTACCATGAG GCTTATATCTGTCAAGGCGATGCTTTCTTGGCTATGGACCAATTTGATTCAGCTGAGAAGTCATATTTAACATCTCTGCAGATAGATCCCTCCATTCGTCGTTCCAAATCATTTCAG GCTCGGGTTGCAAAGCTTGACGAGAAACTTGCTGCTGGTAATATGCCTTGA